TCCTGAAGTTCAGTCCAAGCATCAGAAAAGAGGAAAGGTGATTCAAAGAAACTTGACGCATATGGGCTTCGGCAGCAGACGAGCACACTGTGTGCcagtcctgtcagctaagaacataAACCAAGACTATAATTtgcaccaaaattggacaatggAAAACTGGAACAAACCTTGCTGTGGCATTTGAGTGTTTAGTTCAGGATTCGGCATAAACGACATGAATCAAACgacctattattattattattatgaaaagACCTGTTATTAaaagttcaggctgctggtgatgGTGGTATAGTAGTGTGGGTGATATTTTCTTGACACACTTTCGGCCCGTTACTACCAACTAAGCATCGTTTATAccccacagcctacctgagttaCTGATGTCGATCTTTTTGTGATCACAGTGTACCTattttctgatggctgcttcaatCACCATAATAACGCAAAGTCACAAAGTCTGGTttctgtactcaaatggcctccagagTCACACAGCCTTAATTCAATAGACTGTGGTGAAAGGGAGATTAGCGTCATGGATGtgtagctgacaaatctgcagtaacAGTGGGATGTTGTCATGCCTACATGctacatggaccaaaatctctaacACTTAGTTGAATCTGTGTGACGAGGAATCAAAGGTgttctgaaaaggaaaaaagtgtccAACCCCCTACTCGCTAAACTGATTGGAGGGTGTACCACAAGTCTCAATTATATTCCAGCTTTATATTGACCTACATTATCTTTATTTTGCTGATAGTTAACACCCACTGCCATGCAGACCACATAACAAGCACAGGACCAATGAAGAAAAGAGTACCTGGACTGAAGAGTGCCATTTCCAAACTTAGTGGTGCATCTGCTGATATCCACTTAACAGAGGGAGACAAGATCCCCTTTGGAAGACacgtaagaagaaaaaaaacattatttgttcGCAATATCGTGTGCGTACAGTTATTTTGTAAATACCTAAAACCTTTTGTTGCATTTGCTTGATAAAACCTATTTAATTATCATGCCTTGAcattcttcttttccttcctttagTGCCTGATTGTGAGAGAGACACCAGGACACACTGATGGGTGTATAACGCTGGTAACTGGGGATCAGACTATGGCTTTCACTGGTGATGCTCTCCTCATTAGAGGCTGTGGCAGGACAGACTTCCAGCAGGGTACACATACTCTTTTGGCTTtatgcttgtgtttttgttcattttgcgTTTCTATGATTTTTATTCTTGTTGGAAAAGGGGGGAGTACAGTATCAGTTTTCCTTTGCAGTTGTCTAATCTTTGCCTTATTTTCTTAAGGTTGTGCCAAAAGGCTTTACAAGTCAGTCCATGAGAAGATCTTCACCCTGCCTGATGAGTGCCTCCTCTACCCAGCACATGACTACTTAGGTTGGCTGAAAACACATCCCCAAATATTTATACATGTTACAAAGTCACTGAAGGGAATGGTTTATATAGTACTACTGTGTAGCAGTATGCATTACATCATATATAAAAGCATAGCAAAATTAAATTCATTAGTTTTCTGCTGACAGGAGTCGGTACAGGTGCTCTG
The DNA window shown above is from Astatotilapia calliptera chromosome 11, fAstCal1.2, whole genome shotgun sequence and carries:
- the LOC113031545 gene encoding persulfide dioxygenase ETHE1, mitochondrial-like, which codes for MAMVKGLLFRQLFESESSTYTYLLADADTKEAVIIDPVLETIDRDLKFVSELGLKLTVAVNTHCHADHITSTGPMKKRVPGLKSAISKLSGASADIHLTEGDKIPFGRHCLIVRETPGHTDGCITLVTGDQTMAFTGDALLIRGCGRTDFQQGCAKRLYKSVHEKIFTLPDECLLYPAHDYLGRMASSVGEERKFNPRLTKTMEEFADIMNNLNLPNPKKMATAVPANLVCGLQD